One genomic region from Streptomyces sp. NBC_01304 encodes:
- a CDS encoding ABC transporter permease, which translates to MSTQTLTATAPAPAAKQLPGRISLAQTAQHSLALAGRGVTKFMKSPMQLVDVVLTPIISLLMFIYLFGESMAPGGDTDRYLQHVVPGVMVMAVFQASIGIGASLSADASTGIFDRFRSMPIARSSPLIGAVLADFVRYVICLATLVVLALIMGYRIGTNPVASLAAVALLIGFALSFSWMSVYLGMLIKNPASVQGLMTILILPLTFASTVFMEKDKMAGWLQGFSDVNPVSLVAGAVRGLLNGGEVAGPLAGSFLWMAGVTAVFFPLAMRAYRKNNG; encoded by the coding sequence ATGAGCACCCAGACCCTCACCGCCACCGCACCCGCCCCCGCAGCCAAGCAGCTCCCCGGGCGCATCAGCCTCGCGCAGACCGCGCAGCACAGCCTCGCCCTCGCAGGCCGTGGCGTCACCAAGTTCATGAAGTCGCCGATGCAGCTGGTCGACGTCGTCCTCACCCCGATCATCAGCCTGCTGATGTTCATCTACCTCTTCGGGGAGTCCATGGCCCCGGGCGGCGACACCGACCGCTATCTGCAGCACGTCGTACCCGGAGTCATGGTCATGGCCGTCTTCCAGGCCAGCATCGGCATCGGCGCCTCGCTCAGCGCGGACGCCAGCACAGGGATCTTCGACCGGTTCCGCAGCATGCCGATCGCCCGCTCCAGCCCACTGATCGGCGCCGTCCTCGCCGACTTCGTCCGCTACGTCATCTGCCTGGCCACCCTGGTCGTCCTCGCCCTGATCATGGGATACCGCATCGGGACCAACCCGGTCGCTTCGCTCGCCGCGGTCGCCCTGCTCATCGGCTTCGCCCTCAGCTTCTCCTGGATGTCGGTCTACCTCGGCATGCTGATCAAGAACCCCGCCTCCGTGCAGGGCCTGATGACCATCCTGATCCTGCCGCTCACCTTCGCCAGCACCGTCTTCATGGAGAAGGACAAGATGGCCGGTTGGCTCCAGGGCTTCTCCGACGTGAACCCCGTCTCCCTGGTGGCGGGAGCGGTCCGCGGCCTGCTCAACGGCGGCGAGGTCGCCGGTCCCCTGGCAGGCAGCTTCCTCTGGATGGCCGGCGTGACCGCGGTCTTCTTCCCGCTGGCCATGCGCGCCTACCGCAAGAACAACGGCTGA
- a CDS encoding BTAD domain-containing putative transcriptional regulator, whose product MALRVDLLGSVQAHDGERPVDIGGVRLRMLLARLALEPGRPVSVDSLVDGLWGEHPPADAANALQALVSRLRKALRGAGTVDSAAGGYRLSAAEADVDTYRFEDLAGRGRRALAAGRAEEAAQALASALGLWRGAALTDVLEAPFAGAVATRLDDLRAAAVEDHFDAELRVGRYADILADLEAAGARRPLSERLAGLRMRALSAAGRQSDALGVYEDLRARLGDELGVDPSAEVREIHLALLRGELERPAARPENAPSRLPARLTSFVGRDDELDRLADLMRTARLVTLVGPGGAGKTRLSLEAATRDAAHARDRVRFVPLAGVSGPEQLADAVLGALSSTDGRLYEGGGAQQASPAERMAGLLGSGDALLMLDNCEHLVEAAAELADQLLLRLPELRIIATSREPLAIDGESLFHLGPLDVPTGSPEPAAALEAAAVRLFVDRAAGVRQGFALDESTLDAVLEICRRLDGMPLALELAAAKLRSMGVEQIARRLDDRFRLLASGSRTAMPRQRTLLAMVEWSWDLLDEPERILARRLSAFPGGATLAALEAVCSGPDLPADDVLYVLGSLVEKSLVSGVDDGEGDERYRMLETVRAYAGRRLAESGDDISARFTAYHLELAEENEPLLRTGRQLSAIKVFDGEHDNLVFALRLLREADDQETAVRFGAAMFWYWGIRGMSSQFETHLAAVGASPQQAASAPGASAVGREFHPAGLLLRMSQVAFAGKAADQGEPGFEELLASPDPWVRASAHLARDFELTEQGDLKTGEESRIEALRGFEAVGDRWGIVFALIPIGRDHSLRGENAEAIAVFERAVALSSELGTEDYLYLSKARLARERRRGGDLDGAFRDLRAAHRQARERGQLRLEANILVGLANAHRMSGNVGEANRTLDHLEALSRRRPDLAELAHDLIISTRIENRIAERRAPAARALLPEAAGGLFALGAGAGLAWVAELLGGIRTLEDDPATGAIAFGISEVMRGAFDAGEPELQGHVSRMVEALGEDGYRAAYGKGAAMPREEAKGWLEREALGG is encoded by the coding sequence GCTCGGTGCAGGCGCACGACGGGGAGCGCCCCGTCGACATCGGCGGCGTGCGGCTGCGGATGCTCCTCGCCCGCCTCGCCCTCGAACCCGGCCGCCCCGTCTCCGTCGACTCCCTGGTGGACGGCCTGTGGGGCGAGCACCCCCCGGCCGACGCGGCCAATGCCCTGCAGGCCCTGGTCTCCCGGCTGCGCAAGGCGCTGCGCGGCGCCGGCACGGTGGACTCCGCGGCGGGGGGCTACCGGCTCTCCGCAGCAGAGGCGGACGTGGACACGTACCGCTTCGAGGACCTGGCGGGCCGGGGCAGACGCGCCCTGGCGGCCGGCCGGGCCGAGGAGGCGGCGCAGGCGCTCGCGAGCGCGCTCGGCCTGTGGCGGGGCGCGGCGCTCACCGATGTGCTGGAGGCCCCGTTCGCGGGCGCCGTCGCCACCCGCCTCGACGATCTGCGGGCGGCGGCCGTCGAGGACCACTTCGACGCGGAACTGCGGGTGGGCCGGTACGCCGACATCCTGGCCGACCTCGAAGCGGCGGGCGCGCGGCGGCCGTTGAGCGAACGCCTCGCCGGCCTGCGGATGCGCGCACTGTCGGCGGCGGGACGCCAGTCGGACGCCCTCGGCGTCTACGAGGACCTGCGCGCCAGGCTCGGCGACGAGCTCGGCGTCGACCCGTCGGCCGAGGTGCGCGAGATCCATCTCGCCCTGCTGCGCGGCGAGTTGGAGCGCCCGGCCGCCCGCCCCGAGAACGCCCCCAGCCGCCTGCCCGCCCGGCTGACCAGCTTCGTCGGCCGCGACGACGAACTGGACCGGCTCGCCGATCTGATGCGTACGGCCCGTCTCGTGACCCTGGTCGGCCCGGGCGGCGCGGGCAAGACCCGGCTGTCCCTCGAAGCGGCGACCAGGGACGCCGCCCACGCGCGGGACCGCGTCCGCTTCGTGCCGCTCGCGGGCGTGAGCGGGCCCGAGCAGCTGGCCGACGCGGTGCTCGGCGCGCTCAGCTCCACCGACGGCCGGCTGTACGAGGGCGGCGGGGCCCAGCAGGCTTCGCCCGCGGAGCGGATGGCCGGGCTGCTCGGCAGCGGCGACGCCCTGCTCATGCTCGACAACTGCGAGCACCTCGTCGAGGCAGCCGCCGAGCTCGCCGATCAACTCCTCCTGCGCCTCCCGGAGTTGCGCATCATCGCCACCAGCCGCGAACCCCTCGCCATCGACGGCGAGTCGCTGTTCCACCTCGGCCCGCTCGACGTCCCCACGGGATCGCCGGAGCCGGCCGCGGCGCTGGAGGCGGCCGCGGTCCGGCTGTTCGTGGACCGGGCAGCCGGTGTCCGGCAGGGGTTCGCCCTCGACGAGTCGACCCTGGACGCCGTCCTGGAGATCTGCCGGCGCCTCGACGGGATGCCGCTCGCCCTGGAGCTGGCCGCGGCCAAGCTGCGCTCGATGGGCGTGGAGCAGATCGCGCGCCGCCTCGACGACCGGTTCCGGCTGCTCGCCTCCGGCAGCAGGACGGCCATGCCGCGCCAGCGCACCCTGCTCGCGATGGTCGAGTGGAGCTGGGACCTGCTCGACGAGCCGGAGCGGATCCTCGCCCGCAGGCTGTCCGCCTTCCCCGGCGGGGCGACCCTCGCCGCCCTCGAAGCGGTCTGCTCGGGCCCGGACCTGCCCGCCGACGACGTCCTGTACGTCCTCGGCTCGCTGGTCGAGAAGTCCCTGGTCTCTGGCGTCGACGACGGTGAGGGCGACGAGCGGTACCGGATGCTGGAGACCGTACGCGCCTACGCGGGCCGCAGGCTCGCCGAGTCCGGCGACGACATCTCCGCCCGCTTCACCGCGTACCACCTCGAACTCGCCGAGGAGAACGAGCCGTTGCTGCGCACCGGCCGGCAGCTGAGCGCCATCAAGGTCTTCGACGGAGAGCACGACAACCTGGTGTTCGCGCTGCGGCTGCTGCGCGAGGCGGACGACCAGGAGACGGCGGTGCGGTTCGGTGCCGCGATGTTCTGGTACTGGGGCATACGCGGCATGAGCAGCCAGTTCGAGACGCATCTGGCTGCCGTCGGCGCCTCCCCGCAGCAGGCCGCGTCCGCTCCCGGAGCATCGGCGGTGGGCCGCGAGTTCCACCCGGCGGGGCTGCTCCTGCGGATGTCCCAGGTGGCCTTCGCGGGCAAGGCGGCGGACCAGGGCGAGCCCGGCTTCGAGGAGCTTCTCGCCTCGCCCGACCCGTGGGTGCGGGCCAGCGCCCACCTGGCACGCGACTTCGAGCTCACCGAGCAGGGCGACCTGAAAACGGGCGAGGAGTCCCGGATCGAGGCGCTGCGCGGGTTCGAGGCGGTGGGTGACCGCTGGGGCATCGTCTTCGCCCTCATCCCCATCGGCCGCGACCACTCCCTGCGCGGCGAGAACGCCGAGGCCATCGCGGTCTTCGAGCGGGCCGTCGCACTGAGCTCCGAGCTCGGCACGGAGGACTACCTGTACCTGAGCAAGGCGCGGCTCGCCCGCGAACGCCGGCGCGGCGGCGACCTCGACGGCGCCTTCCGCGATCTGCGGGCCGCACACCGCCAGGCCAGGGAGCGCGGCCAACTCCGCCTCGAGGCCAACATCCTGGTCGGCCTCGCCAACGCGCACCGGATGTCCGGCAATGTGGGCGAGGCGAACCGGACCCTGGACCACCTGGAGGCGCTGTCCCGCCGCCGCCCCGATCTCGCCGAGCTCGCCCACGACTTGATCATCAGCACCCGCATCGAGAACCGCATCGCCGAGCGCCGGGCACCCGCGGCGCGCGCCCTGCTGCCCGAGGCGGCCGGCGGCCTGTTCGCGCTGGGGGCCGGGGCCGGGCTCGCCTGGGTCGCCGAACTCCTCGGCGGGATACGTACGTTGGAGGACGATCCGGCGACCGGGGCGATCGCCTTCGGGATCAGCGAGGTCATGCGCGGCGCCTTCGACGCGGGCGAGCCGGAGCTGCAGGGGCATGTGTCCCGGATGGTCGAGGCCCTCGGCGAGGACGGCTATCGGGCCGCGTACGGGAAGGGGGCGGCGATGCCTCGCGAGGAGGCGAAGGGGTGGCTGGAGCGGGAGGCGTTGGGCGGCTGA